A window of Deinococcus aerius genomic DNA:
GATNTTCGGGGGGATCACCTACCAGAGTCGCCGTGCCGCCGGTGTTGCTCGCCAGCACGACCGCGATCAAGTACGGCAGCGGCTTCAGGCCTAGCCGGGTCACGACGGTCACGACGACAGGGGCCATGAACAGCACGGTGGTCACGTTGTCGAGA
This region includes:
- a CDS encoding SLC13 family permease yields the protein MPVRVLWIFSLLTAVFSAFLDNVTTVLFMAPVVVTVVTRLGLKPLPYLIAVVLASNTGGTATLVGDPPEX